The segment tacacacacacacaaaaatgatcagctacattctgcgattgaattccatagttttttctctggatgtggaaggcattttgccttaagagaccattgggaatctttttaaatccttgcatttcaatgaagttccaagtctaccaaaaaaactctctcactctgtgattgttgctgtgcaaaaagttctcctggttctgctcctttcactcagcatcagaacATATAAATATTTCCAGTACTATcttaagtcttcctgttcatcatttcttacagtacaatagtatttcattgcattcatataccataatttattcagccattccccaattgattgacatttccttgatttccagttttgggccaccacaaagagggttgttataaatacttttgtacatgtgggaccccttGCAATTTGTaagatcttttggggatacagttaTAGGaacgatattgctggatcaaaggctatgcgtatttttgtagccctttggacatagttccaaattgctctccagaatggtttgatcagcttacagctccaccaacagtgaattagtgttccaactctcccacatcctctccaacatttatcatcttcctattctgtcatgtttgccaatctaataggtgtgatgtgatacttcagaactgttttgacttgcatctctctaaccaaaagcaatttagagaattttttcatgtgactatagatatctttaatttcttcctctgaaaactgcatgttcatatcctttgatcatttatcaattgggcaacgacttgtattcttgtacatttgcctcagttctccgTATATTCTgaaaatgaggcccttatcacagacattagctgcaaaaattctttctcagttttctgcatccatgtgaatcttggttgctttggatTTGGTTGTtacaaaacttttcagtttaatgtaatcaaaattatccatctttcaCTTCataattctctctatctcttctttagtcaaaaattcttcccttctccataaatctgataaatacactatttcttacTCCTCCAGCTTGTCCATGgtgtcagtctttatacctagatcgcttaccaatttggactttattcttgtgcatggtgtcaggcatgggtctatgcctagtttccaccacatgTTTATCCacttttccagcaatttttgtcaaacagtgagttcttatcacagaaccTGGGGTCCTTAGTTTTATCAAATAGGAGGTTGTTATGTTCCTTGCCCACCGTGTCTTGAGTACTTAGCCTATTTCACtcatctacccttctgtttcttggccattaccaagtggttttgataactgctgctttataatacaatttgagatctggtagagctaggccaccttccttagcatttctttgcattagtccctttgatattctggaacttttgttcttccagatgaattttgatattattctaTCCAcccctagaaaataattatctgatagtttaattggtatggcactaaataagtaaattaatttaggtagaattatcttattatattggctcagcctacccatgagcaaatgatgtttctccacttacttaaatctgactttatttgtgtgaaaaatgtctgGTGGTTGTgtccatatagttcctgggtttgttttagcaggtaaactcccaaatattttttagtgtctaccctagctgtaaattggatttctctttctatctcttgctgtaaCAACTCTCCATATTCTTAATGTGGGGTTGTCACATCTTCCCTTTGCAACAAGAGAGGAAGCCTTGTTTGTCAATCAAATTCtgaatgcttcagtctgcatgAATATTAACTGCCTCAAGCCTGAAGGGACGAAAACTAGGTGATTTCCACTGTGACCTGTATGCATGCATCTTGGGAATCTAGATCTCTTTAGCAACCTGCAAAGGAAATTACCTTGGAATCACTGCTTAACAATGGTATGTATTTCCGGACCTCCATTTCTCTACAAAATTAAGATATTCCCTCTATCCTCTAATCGTTTCAGTGGGGTTGGGGTGAGAAAGATGAGATTGAGGTGTCTTCTGACCCAAATCTCTGTACCTGCTTTGCAGGGAACTCAGACAGTAGAAGGAACTGAGTAGCTAATGTTTACTTCTCATTAGGAAGGTCAGGGCTAAGGGCAAAGTTTCCCTTctcacatttcttctttcctgtagACTACAGCCTGATCTCCCTTTGTCATGCTCTCCACTCTGGGGATCAGACTCCCTATCTGCTTTAGTTCAGGGATAGTAAATCACAGAAACACATGGGAATGGCTGCTTGCAACTGTTACCTCTAATAGGGGCTCTGGGAGGGACACCCATGGGTGATGGAGATCATATTTGAAGGTTaaaatttctcaatttctttctctttgtcttctgtTTCACTCTCTCTGCCCCAAAGTGTTCCTCTGCTCTCTCCATTCTctttgcgctctctctctctctctctctctctctctctctctctctttttctattctctctcccttctctgcatAAAATTTTCctgtatatgtctatatctgtTCACATTGTCAGTTACCCTGAAAACTCAAAGACTGAGGTTTTTGCCCACACAACTGAGGGCTTTGTAACATAGAAAGAACCAAACCATATTGATGTTATATACAGCAACCTGCAACCAgggtatattttgcatttttcttctgataagttaaaaaatttattttatatatttctgccCTTCCATCACAATCTACACCCTTGGGAAGTTATTGTTTTCTCTAATCTGTATCTCTCTTAATGAACcagtttgttttttgctttgggACTACTAACTACTCTCCTTTGGTTCAGTTCTGAGATGCAGATTTAGGGACATGGATGATGCTAACGGGACAGCAGTGACTGAGTTTATTTTGTTGGGATTCTCATATTTGGGGACCTACCAGAGTGCCCTGTTTTGGGGAGTGCTCTTTGTCTACCTGGTCACCTTGCTGGGAAACTCCCTGATCATCACCGTTACCCTGCTGGACCCAGCCCTGAGTACtcccatgtattttttccttcgACATCTCTCTATGATAGAGATCCTCTACACTACAACTATTGTGCCTAGGATGCTGATTGATCTCTTCTCCTCACATCCTGCCATGTCTCCTGCCAGCTGCTTCACTCAGATGTACTTTTTTATCCTCTTTGGCATTGCTGAATGCTGCCTGCTCACTGCCATGGCCTATGACCGTTATGCTGCCATTTGTCGGCCCCTGCATTATGCCATGTTGATGAATTGGCAGGTATGTGTGGGTATGGTGGGTGCTTCCTATCTGATGGGCATTATAACAACCACCACCCACTCCTTATTCATCTTTACCTTGCCCTTTCAAGGCACCAACCATGTTCACCACTTTCTATGTGACAATTTGGCTCTTTTGAGTCTGACAAGTGGAGACACATTCAGGGGGGAGGTTGCAAATCTTGTTCTCACCCTCCTCTTTATCATGACTCCCTTTGCTCTGATCCTGTTTTCCTATGTTCGAATTCTCATTACCATCCTTGGAGTAGCCTCTGCTCAGGGCCGCCAAAAAGTCTTCTCTACCTGCTCTTCCCACTTACTGGTTGTTACACTCTTCTTTGGGAGTGCCACTATTGCCTATATGCAACCGGGAGCCAGTGCTACGCAGGACAAGGACCAAACCCTCTCCCTTTTCTACACAGTTGTAACCCCCAAGCTCAACCCTTTTATCTATACCCTGAGGAACAAGGAGGTGATGGGAGCCTTGAGGCGCAAGGTAACAAAACATCTTTGAAGTCCTTGCCTGGTCTAGTGGTTTGCTTGGGTTCCTTTTTTGATGAGTTGAGAGATGCTTCCTGATctttaaacaaaaaaaagcatACTTTTGAAATActaaacttttttgttttttcttctatccCTTGACTCCACTCCTGCCCTccactaaaggggaaaaaaaatacaaaatcctggTTACAATCtgtatagtcaaggaaaacaaatttctaaATCAATTTTGCCCCAAAGTCAGTCTTTTTCTGCATAATTAGCTTGTCTCACCACCAAGACTTGATCTTTTCAAAAGgaggggggcctgagcccctagatCTTTTGTACAGTAAGGAGACTCCCAGAGGATTATGATTGAGATGGGCCTGGTCTTTCAGAAGGCCTTCTTCCTTTTGTGAAGGTCCCAGGAATCTGTCAGCTTTCATCTAAGATCGTGATCTGGTAGCTGTTTTCAGGTTTCTGTTTCAAGTGGAGGCTAAATGACTACTTTGGAGGAATAttcaggtatggattggactaAAGG is part of the Notamacropus eugenii isolate mMacEug1 chromosome 3, mMacEug1.pri_v2, whole genome shotgun sequence genome and harbors:
- the LOC140531427 gene encoding olfactory receptor 10P22-like, which translates into the protein MDDANGTAVTEFILLGFSYLGTYQSALFWGVLFVYLVTLLGNSLIITVTLLDPALSTPMYFFLRHLSMIEILYTTTIVPRMLIDLFSSHPAMSPASCFTQMYFFILFGIAECCLLTAMAYDRYAAICRPLHYAMLMNWQVCVGMVGASYLMGIITTTTHSLFIFTLPFQGTNHVHHFLCDNLALLSLTSGDTFRGEVANLVLTLLFIMTPFALILFSYVRILITILGVASAQGRQKVFSTCSSHLLVVTLFFGSATIAYMQPGASATQDKDQTLSLFYTVVTPKLNPFIYTLRNKEVMGALRRKVTKHL